One genomic window of Pungitius pungitius chromosome 11, fPunPun2.1, whole genome shotgun sequence includes the following:
- the LOC134132849 gene encoding induced myeloid leukemia cell differentiation protein Mcl-1-like yields MSQSPRGTNDVADEGSELSVAGRRAGDDVVNGETRQLIAGCLAEYTTAVVRVPRSESKALSTMKRVVGDLLTKHTFAFNGMVSKASSIDQGKDAKCIGAVADYLFADGVTNWSRVAALVAFGSTLCQQAADGDRGDRVKLVGDEISTYLLTNQKTWLEDNDSWNGFVEFFRTTDPEYTSSSAVVTFANQKPNVFQRVKGREHPGLSPPVPWQEHSAKHVGDRIKRVQLP; encoded by the exons ATGTCGCAAAGCCCGCGTGGTACCAACGATGTCGCCGACGAGGGCAGTGAACTCTCCGTTGCGGGGCGGCGAGCGGGAGACGATGTCGTGAACGGTGAGACACGACAACTCATCGCAGGGTGTCTCGCGGAATACACCACTGCTGTGGTGCGGGTTCCGCGGAGTGAAAGCAAAGCTCTGTCGACGATGAAAAGAGTCGTAGGTGATCTGTTGACGAAACACACCTTTGCATTCAATG GTATGGTCTCGAAGGCCTCATCGATTGACCAAGGAAAAGACGCAAAGTGCATTGGTGCGGTGGCCGATTACCTCTTTGCAGACGGTGTCACCAACTGGAGCCGAGTGGCAGCCCTGGTAGCTTTCGGGTCTACACTGTGTCAGCAGGCGGCCGACGGGGACAGGGGGGACCGCGTGAAGCTGGTAGGGGATGAGATATCGACATACCTGCTGACTAACCAAAAGACGTGGCTGGAGGATAACGACTCGTGG AACGGATTCGTGGAGTTCTTTCGAACAACGGACCCTGAGTACACATCGAGCAGCGCAGTGGTGACCTTCGCTAA TCAGAAGCCCAACGTCTTCCAGCGCGTAAAGGGCCGAGAGCATCCTGGCCTCAGCCCCCCTGTCCCGTGGCAGGAACACAGTGCCAAGCATGTCGGGGACCGCATCAAAAGAGTGCAACTTCCCTAG